The proteins below come from a single Pseudomonadota bacterium genomic window:
- a CDS encoding type II toxin-antitoxin system PemK/MazF family toxin: protein MKRGEIWWADMPDPAGSGPGFRRPVLVVQKDAFNDSAISTVVVVVITRNLRLAEAPGNVMLPKGSTGLPHDSVANISQIVTIDKHFLTDCVSILPRNLFEKVKAGLNLILE from the coding sequence GTGAAACGGGGTGAAATCTGGTGGGCGGATATGCCTGACCCGGCCGGGTCAGGACCTGGATTTCGCAGACCTGTGTTGGTGGTTCAGAAAGACGCTTTCAATGATAGTGCCATATCAACGGTTGTCGTTGTCGTCATCACTCGAAATCTCCGTTTGGCTGAGGCGCCGGGAAACGTCATGTTACCTAAGGGAAGTACCGGTCTTCCCCACGATTCGGTAGCAAATATCTCTCAAATTGTAACCATCGACAAACATTTTCTGACAGATTGTGTCAGCATCCTGCCCCGCAATCTTTTCGAAAAGGTTAAGGCAGGTCTCAATCTTATCCTTGAATAA
- a CDS encoding type II toxin-antitoxin system Phd/YefM family antitoxin has translation MKLSSQIKPISYLKAHAAEIVRNMGEQQEPLIITQNGEAKVVIQNIESYEQTRETMALLKILALGNRQVEEGKIEQVVNVIERLREGQRDG, from the coding sequence ATGAAATTATCCAGTCAGATCAAACCCATCAGTTACTTGAAGGCCCACGCCGCCGAGATTGTGAGGAATATGGGTGAGCAGCAGGAACCGCTCATCATCACTCAGAACGGTGAGGCCAAGGTTGTCATACAGAATATCGAAAGCTACGAGCAAACCCGGGAAACGATGGCTCTTTTAAAAATCCTGGCGCTTGGTAACCGTCAAGTTGAGGAAGGAAAGATTGAACAAGTTGTTAACGTGATTGAGCGCCTGCGTGAGGGCCAGAGGGATGGCTGA